In the genome of Triticum urartu cultivar G1812 chromosome 5, Tu2.1, whole genome shotgun sequence, one region contains:
- the LOC125510268 gene encoding serine/threonine-protein kinase STY46-like has protein sequence MAVEEVAESCGSHAAAAGGGGRGRGGGGGGSSSPPGAAGSGAGAGAQSRKQQQQHHHKLEVYTEVLARLHAAEERAPGFDDDLWSHFNRLPARYAMDVNVERAEDVLTHKRLLELARDPAQRPAFAVRAVQVSPIVDGNQTDADSHTAGEEVASRLLNRQQSIHPPPAFGSSTNLEALALEASKSQGQDQDSTSDNVRSLYRPMHEITFSTIDKPKLLSELTCLLGEIGLNIQEAHAFSTNDGYSLDVFVVVGWHAEETEDLIEELKKEISKIEETQAWSTSHSWSSPVENMQIVENSTADHVAIPTDGASEWEIDIKLLDFGNKVASGSYGDLYRGTYCSQDVAIKVLKPERVNVDMQREFAQEVYIMRKVRHKNVVQFIGACTKPPRLCIVTEFMSGGSVYDYLHKHKGIFKLPALVGVAMDVSKGMSYLHQNNIIHRDLKTANLLMDENGMVKVADFGVARVKVQSGVMTAETGTYRWMAPEVIEHKPYDHKADVFSFGILLWELLTGKIPYEYLTPLQAAVGVVQKGLRPTIPKNAHAKLAELLQKCWQQDPAERPDFSEILEALKKIAEEVGDEHDGKHKDKSLGGFFSSLRGRGH, from the exons ATGGCGGTGGAGGAGGTGGCCGAGAGCTGCGGCAGCCACGCCgccgcggcgggcggcggcggacgcggaCGCGGGGGCGGGGGCGGAGGGTCCTCGTCCCCGCCGGGCGccgcggggtcgggggcgggggcgggggcgcaGTCCaggaagcagcagcagcagcaccacCACAAGCTGGAGGTCTACACCGAGGTGCTGGCGCGCCTCCACGCCGCCGAGGAGCGCGCCCCCGGCTTCGACGACGACCTCTGGAGCCACTTCAACCGCCTCCCCGCGCG CTACGCGATGGATGTGAACGTGGAGAGGGCGGAGGACGTGCTCACGCACAAGCGCCTCCTCGAGCTGGCCAGGGATCCGGCGCAGCGCCCGGCCTTCGCCGTGCGGGCCGTGCAG GTATCTCCAATTGTTGATGGGAATCAGACTGATGCTGATTCACACACTGCAGGGGAGGAAGTTGCTTCAAGGCTGTTGAATAGGCAACAAAG CATCCACCCTCCTCCTGCTTTTGGTTCATCTACAAACCTTGAGGCCCTTGCGCTTGAAGCTAGTAAGTCGCAAGGCCAAGATCAGGATAGCACCTCAGATAATGTTCGATCTCTCTACAG ACCCATGCATGAAATCACTTTCTCTACCATTgacaaaccaaagcttctcagTGAG CTGACATGTCTGCTTGGTGAAATTGGTCTCAACATTCAAGAAGCACATGCATTTTCAACAAATGATGGCTACTCACTCGATGTGTTTGTCGTTGTTGGTTGGCATGCTGAG GAAACGGAGGATTTGATAGAAGAATTAAAAAAAGAAATCAGCAAGATTGAGGAG ACACAAGCATGGTCTACATCTCATTCATGGTCTTCTCCAGTTGAAAATATGCAGATCGTGGAGAACTCAACAGCCGATCATGTTGCTATACCTACAGATGGTGCCAGTGAATGGGAAATTGATATAAAACTACTCGATTTCGGGAATAAAGTAGCATCTGGATCATATGGTGATCT TTACCGGGGTACATATTGTAGTCAAGATGTAGCTATTAAAGTGCTCAAACCTGAGAGGGTAAATGTGGACATGCAGCGTGAATTTGCCCAGGAAGTTTATATTATGAG GAAGGTTCGTCACAAGAATGTTGTGCAATTTATTGGTGCATGCACTAAACCCCCAAGGCTATGCATAGTCACAG AATTTATGTCCGGTGGGAGTGTGTATGATTATCTTCATAAGCATAAAGGTATCTTCAAGCTCCCTGCCTTAGTTGGAGTTGCAATGGATGTGTCAAAAGGCATGAGCTACTTACACCAAAATAATATTATTCATCGGGATCTGAAAACCGCCAATCTTCTTATGGATGAAAATGGG ATGGTTAAGGTTGCTGATTTTGGTGTTGCACGTGTTAAAGTTCAGTCTGGAGTAATGACTGCAGAAACTGGGACATACCGTTGGATGGCCCCAGAG GTTATAGAACACAAGCCCTACGACCACAAGGCTGATGTTTTTAGTTTTGGAATTTTGTTGTGGGAACTGCTCACTGGGAAG ATTCCTTACGAGTACCTGACACCATTACAAGCAGCTGTAGGTGTGGTTCAGAAG GGATTGCGGCCCACAATACCAAAAAATGCTCATGCAAAGCTTGCGGAGCTCCTTCAGAAGTGCTGGCAGCAGGACCCTGCTGAAAGGCCAGATTTCTCGGAGATATTAGAAGCTCTTAAGAAAATAGCAGAGGAG GTTGGAGATGAGCATGACGGGAAGCACAAGGACAAATCCCTGGGGGGATTCTTTTCGTCTCTGAGGGGGCGAGGACACTAA